Sequence from the Pecten maximus chromosome 8, xPecMax1.1, whole genome shotgun sequence genome:
AAAACATAATCTAACTATATGTAAAGTAGCCAAATCTGGCAGTACGTTGTGGTCTATTCTGGCTTTAGTTCTGGAGAACAGACAAAAAGTGGATGGAATATTTAACAAAAGGCGGTCTTCAGTTCATGGAAAGCTTCATAACATTTTGGCGATCGTTAAGAAAGCTCCCGCGCATTTTTCGACAACAAACGTTGTAATTTCCCGCGATCCATACACAAGAATATTTTCAGCATACATAGACAGATGTTTCCTTCTAAGGCTCCCGATTGATTCACCTGGTTTTGTCGAGTCTATAAGTAAAGGAGAGTATATGACGGAAGTGGGTAAATGCGGATTTATTGTTACATTTCATGATTTTGTGGATAAGATAACAAGAGATGGATTAAATGGTAAATATATTGATCCTCACTGGTGCCCTGTTTATAATCTGTGTCGACTCTGTCAAATGGACTACCATGTCGCCATGAAACAAGAAACACTGACCAGGGATACGGAACATATCCTACAACGGCTAAACATCAGTAGTGATCTGAGGATTAAACTGGTGAAAGAAATACGTGGCTCTGGTACAGCTAAGATGGTAGATGGGTTGATAAAGgaattatatttctataactcTTTAAGCAAGTGGATGAACACGCATTGTAATGATAGTATCGCCTTTGCCGTGAGGCTGTGGGAGGCATTCAAGATACAAGGTTATATGAGATCAAACATATCATTTCCGTTTATGGAGTTTAAAGAAAAGGACAGTTTTGATGTCAAAACCATCGTTGAGGCTGTTCTCGTAGCTATGAACACAAACCCAttgtcaaatgaagaaaaaGTTTCTCAACGAAGACAAGCTTTAGTGAAGGCATATGAGGGAATGCCGAGACGCGTTATAGCCAAAATCCAGGCAATGTATCAAATGGATTTTGTTCTGTTCGGTTATGACATAAATCCGCCATCGTAAAATgtctataaactatagttaatAGATAATATTCTGTATCCGCAATAATTCGGTCGTGACTTTACTATCTCGACGCAGCGAGGCTTTATTACGTAGTCTGTGGTTGTCTCgtcaaatgatgaaaattaatgattaattataaTACCCTGATATCGTTAAAGCGACTAAAGTTGTAGATAGCCTGGCcatgaaaattaagaaaattaaagTTTCAGACACTGATTGATTATCATTGATTATGGACATTTATAGCAACGTAGCTgccatataatttgatttttttttaaaaataattactctgcgtaatatctatatttatatgttaCGTAATAtgtataggtgttttattcgAGAGACAAGGAGAGGGTAAAGTATGCACATTTatcaatatgtatgtttatatttttgggttaaagtgtaccctgaacgaaaaattatatttaaatatgttattggtattggttaataaacaagaatgcagaaatccgcatcaaaatcggccgacccattaccgagttattgtgatttttctcgaaaacacacctgaagcccaaagccgaatacctcgttttggtgacctttgaactgtgacgtcacaggttgaacacgatcggagccgccatataagaaatatgtagaaacaaacgtgaacacgtgtctgtaattaatgcgaataagacaacaaaaaggaaagtgctgaataaactctccgagttatatttgtgaattagttaatagcaagtgctaccgaaaccagggacatataattttctttttaaacggtgccatatataacatgtagcatctcactaattttctctcataacgagccatatacaacatgtaacatcttactaattttctattataacgggccaaatacaacgtgtatcatcttatttattttctgtt
This genomic interval carries:
- the LOC117332955 gene encoding uncharacterized protein LOC117332955; translated protein: MWTHRNPMKTILFACALVISSQIPGIVLNILQYTQRNQILRLEYLARSSSIDDIWNERIHLIRKGCSVSAGNYSIMHNQTKSYFILAAKHNLTICKVAKSGSTLWSILALVLENRQKVDGIFNKRRSSVHGKLHNILAIVKKAPAHFSTTNVVISRDPYTRIFSAYIDRCFLLRLPIDSPGFVESISKGEYMTEVGKCGFIVTFHDFVDKITRDGLNGKYIDPHWCPVYNLCRLCQMDYHVAMKQETLTRDTEHILQRLNISSDLRIKLVKEIRGSGTAKMVDGLIKELYFYNSLSKWMNTHCNDSIAFAVRLWEAFKIQGYMRSNISFPFMEFKEKDSFDVKTIVEAVLVAMNTNPLSNEEKVSQRRQALVKAYEGMPRRVIAKIQAMYQMDFVLFGYDINPPS